In Candidatus Eisenbacteria bacterium, the following proteins share a genomic window:
- a CDS encoding YfiR family protein, with product MTHLRLWRRLVPAALLTWYAVPALGAPADEPSALERRVKAAFLYKFAAYVTWPTPPASGSSFSIGVLGDDALAAELGRVVAGRTVEGRPVTVYRVSETDSLGNLHMLFVGRSRTSQLEAIAAAAREHSILTVSEAEGALSMGSVINFVLSSGKVRFEISLGAARKSGLALSSRLLGVALSVVDHRTNGGP from the coding sequence ATGACGCACCTCCGGCTCTGGCGCCGGCTCGTGCCGGCCGCTCTTCTCACGTGGTACGCCGTCCCGGCGCTCGGCGCGCCCGCCGACGAGCCCTCGGCGCTGGAACGCCGGGTGAAGGCGGCCTTCCTCTACAAGTTCGCCGCCTACGTCACCTGGCCCACGCCGCCGGCTTCGGGCTCCTCGTTCTCCATCGGCGTCCTCGGGGACGACGCGCTCGCGGCGGAGCTGGGTCGGGTGGTCGCCGGCCGGACGGTGGAAGGGCGCCCGGTCACGGTGTACCGGGTGAGCGAGACCGACTCCCTCGGAAACCTCCACATGCTCTTCGTCGGCCGCTCGCGCACCAGCCAGCTGGAGGCGATCGCCGCCGCCGCGCGCGAGCACTCGATCCTCACCGTCTCCGAGGCGGAGGGCGCGCTCTCGATGGGGAGCGTGATCAACTTCGTCCTGAGCAGCGGCAAGGTGCGGTTCGAGATCTCGCTCGGCGCGGCGCGGAAGAGCGGGCTGGCCCTGAGCTCGCGGCTCCTCGGTGTGGCGCTCTCGGTCGTGGACCACAGGACGAACGGCGGACCCTGA
- a CDS encoding TonB-dependent receptor — MRGAKPFPPGLSRPAPLRVVVLASLVLAVSLSPGDARAQGVPGEDTRTASLADLTLEQLSSIVVTLVSRRDETLADAAASVFVITSEDIRRSGVTSLPEALRLAPNLQVAREDANRYAISARGFNSVLANKMLVMIDGRTVYSPLFSGVFWEAQDVLLEDVDRIEVVSGPGGTLWGINAVNGVIHVVTRSGADTHGGLAKGGIGTEDRIAAARYGARLGKADVRAYTQYREKENTERPDGTEVQDASDRIQAGFRADWTAASNVVTLQGDAYRGRIDQVISERELRGANVLGRWTRDLENGQKLRVQAYYDHTERDQPGAINEVLGTYDIELQHGFHPTARQNVVWGGGFRYQSDRVENLSPALAFRPASRILRVGNVFAQDDIAIREDLLLILGLKIEYNDYTEFEYLPSARVSWKPRENRLVWGAWSRAVRAPSRVDREFYVPADPPYAVLAGGPEFDSEVAYVYEIGYRDQITEAFTVSFTGFHHDYSELRSLEPSPAGPVFDNGVEGRVSGLETWAGYRTGQSWRVSAGFVYQDKELEVSPGVGAPDLGNDPNHWWIVRSSLTMLREFEFDAILRYVGSLPQPHVPSYTALDARLGWTLDRRAELSVRGRNLLDDHHAEWGAPAARPELERAVFAQVTLRI; from the coding sequence ATGAGGGGAGCTAAACCCTTTCCGCCTGGCCTTTCACGGCCCGCGCCGCTCCGTGTGGTCGTCCTCGCGTCTCTCGTCCTCGCCGTCTCCCTGTCGCCAGGGGACGCAAGGGCCCAGGGCGTGCCCGGAGAGGACACCCGTACGGCCAGCCTCGCCGACCTGACGCTCGAGCAGCTCAGCAGCATCGTGGTGACCCTGGTCTCCCGGAGGGACGAGACGCTCGCGGACGCCGCCGCGTCCGTCTTCGTGATCACCTCCGAGGACATCCGGCGCTCGGGGGTGACGAGCCTGCCCGAGGCGCTCCGCCTCGCCCCCAATCTCCAGGTGGCCCGTGAGGACGCGAACCGGTACGCGATCAGCGCGCGAGGCTTCAACAGCGTCCTCGCGAACAAGATGCTCGTGATGATCGACGGGCGCACGGTGTATTCGCCCCTCTTCTCCGGAGTCTTCTGGGAAGCGCAGGACGTGCTTCTCGAGGACGTGGACCGGATCGAAGTCGTGAGCGGTCCCGGCGGAACGCTCTGGGGCATCAACGCGGTGAATGGAGTGATCCACGTGGTCACGCGGTCGGGGGCGGACACGCACGGAGGGCTCGCGAAGGGCGGCATCGGAACCGAGGACCGGATCGCGGCGGCTCGCTATGGCGCGAGGCTCGGGAAAGCGGACGTTCGCGCCTACACGCAGTACCGCGAGAAGGAGAACACCGAGCGACCGGACGGGACCGAGGTCCAGGACGCCTCGGACCGGATCCAGGCGGGATTCCGGGCGGATTGGACGGCCGCCTCGAACGTCGTCACGCTGCAGGGCGACGCGTATCGAGGCCGGATCGATCAGGTAATCTCCGAGCGAGAGCTGCGAGGCGCGAACGTCCTGGGCCGATGGACTCGGGATCTCGAGAACGGCCAGAAGCTGCGGGTCCAGGCGTACTACGACCACACCGAGCGCGATCAGCCCGGCGCCATCAACGAGGTGCTCGGAACCTACGACATCGAGCTCCAGCACGGGTTCCACCCGACCGCGAGGCAGAACGTGGTCTGGGGCGGCGGATTCCGCTACCAGTCGGACCGGGTCGAGAACCTCTCTCCGGCGCTCGCGTTCCGTCCCGCGAGCCGGATCCTCCGGGTGGGGAACGTCTTCGCGCAGGACGACATCGCGATTCGCGAGGACCTCCTCCTGATCCTGGGGCTCAAGATCGAGTACAACGACTACACGGAGTTCGAGTACCTGCCCAGCGCGCGCGTCTCCTGGAAGCCCCGGGAGAACCGCCTCGTGTGGGGCGCGTGGTCCCGCGCGGTGCGCGCCCCGTCACGGGTGGATCGCGAGTTCTATGTGCCGGCCGATCCCCCGTACGCGGTGCTGGCGGGCGGCCCCGAGTTCGACTCCGAGGTCGCGTACGTCTACGAGATCGGATACCGCGATCAGATCACCGAGGCCTTCACCGTCTCCTTCACCGGCTTCCATCACGACTACAGCGAACTTCGGTCCCTCGAGCCCTCCCCGGCAGGACCCGTGTTCGACAATGGAGTCGAGGGCCGGGTCAGCGGGCTCGAGACCTGGGCGGGCTACCGCACCGGCCAGTCCTGGCGCGTGAGCGCGGGCTTCGTCTACCAGGACAAAGAGCTCGAGGTGAGCCCTGGAGTGGGTGCCCCCGACCTCGGCAACGATCCGAACCACTGGTGGATCGTCCGCTCCTCGCTCACGATGCTTCGGGAGTTCGAGTTCGACGCCATCCTTCGCTATGTGGGGTCGCTCCCGCAGCCGCACGTGCCGAGCTACACCGCGTTGGACGCGCGCCTCGGATGGACCCTCGACCGGCGGGCGGAGCTCTCGGTTCGCGGCCGGAACCTCCTCGACGACCATCACGCCGAGTGGGGCGCTCCCGCGGCGCGCCCCGAGCTGGAGCGCGCGGTGTTCGCGCAGGTGACGCTACGGATCTGA
- a CDS encoding DUF885 domain-containing protein: protein MARSRSVPLLALLLLLPASVTTAATGSKELARISDEYWQGYLLANPTSATSLGDKRYDDRLDDNTPEGIMAETRRLEGVRAVVSAIAPEPLSASDRITRAALLSAVDEQLGWLACGFHTWVVDPLNGPQVSFMNLPDYTRIDTPRDAKAYVTRVQAMGPYVDNHVKNLRTGLGQGKTATRDAVQKSIDQLERLAGSPVESLAVYGPALAKRTGWSQADRDRFGRDLREALSKSLMPAYARYHEFLKTEILPAARPPEKAGLLSLPGGLECYGRMIHVHTSLDRSAEEIHKLGLEQVAVFRRDLAALGQKALGTSDVAEIQRRLRTSPDMHFRTGDEIEGKAREALARARAKVPAWFGRIQPKAACEVRVMGMHEAPYSTVAYYRQPSSDGKRPGRYMINTYLPETRPRYEAEALAFHEAVPGHHLQIAVAQELTGVPEFRKHQGVTAFVEGWALYTERLSDEMGLYSSDVDRMGMLSYDAWRACRLVVDTGLHAMGWSRQQAIDYMKENSVLAENNIVNEVDRYLTWPGQALAYKLGQLEILRLREEARTRLGERFDIKAFHDAVLGNGAVALPALREQVEAYIQSAAAPN, encoded by the coding sequence ATGGCTCGTTCCCGTTCGGTTCCGCTCCTCGCGCTGCTGCTCCTGCTCCCCGCTTCCGTGACGACGGCCGCGACCGGCTCCAAGGAGCTGGCGAGGATCAGCGACGAGTACTGGCAGGGATACCTCCTGGCGAACCCCACCTCCGCGACGAGCCTCGGCGACAAGCGTTACGACGATCGCCTCGACGACAACACGCCCGAAGGGATCATGGCCGAGACGAGGCGTCTCGAGGGAGTTCGCGCCGTCGTGTCCGCGATCGCTCCGGAGCCCCTCTCCGCGAGCGATCGGATCACGCGCGCCGCGCTCCTCTCCGCCGTGGACGAGCAGCTGGGATGGCTCGCGTGCGGGTTCCACACGTGGGTCGTCGACCCGCTCAACGGCCCGCAGGTCTCGTTCATGAACCTGCCCGACTACACGCGGATCGACACGCCCAGGGACGCGAAGGCCTACGTGACGCGCGTCCAGGCCATGGGCCCTTACGTCGACAACCACGTGAAGAATCTCCGGACCGGTCTCGGCCAGGGGAAGACCGCCACCCGTGACGCGGTTCAGAAGTCGATCGATCAGCTCGAGCGTCTCGCCGGCAGCCCGGTCGAGAGTCTCGCGGTGTACGGCCCGGCGCTCGCGAAGCGAACCGGCTGGAGCCAGGCCGATCGCGATCGCTTCGGCCGTGACCTCCGCGAGGCGCTCTCGAAGTCCCTCATGCCGGCGTACGCGCGGTACCACGAATTCCTGAAGACCGAGATCCTCCCCGCCGCGCGCCCGCCCGAGAAGGCTGGGCTTCTCTCGCTGCCGGGCGGGCTCGAATGCTACGGAAGGATGATCCACGTCCACACGAGTCTCGACCGCTCCGCGGAGGAGATCCACAAGCTCGGGCTCGAACAGGTCGCGGTGTTCCGGAGAGATCTCGCGGCGCTCGGGCAGAAGGCGCTCGGCACGTCCGATGTCGCGGAGATCCAGCGGCGGCTGCGGACGAGCCCGGACATGCACTTCCGCACGGGGGATGAGATCGAAGGAAAGGCGCGCGAGGCTCTCGCGCGCGCGCGGGCCAAGGTCCCGGCTTGGTTCGGCCGGATCCAGCCGAAGGCGGCGTGCGAGGTGCGTGTCATGGGCATGCACGAGGCCCCCTATTCCACGGTCGCGTACTACCGCCAGCCGTCCTCGGATGGGAAGCGCCCGGGACGCTACATGATCAATACCTATCTGCCGGAGACGCGGCCCCGGTACGAAGCGGAGGCGCTCGCATTCCACGAAGCGGTGCCGGGCCACCACCTCCAGATCGCCGTCGCCCAGGAGCTGACCGGGGTGCCGGAATTCCGGAAGCACCAGGGCGTCACCGCGTTCGTCGAGGGCTGGGCGCTCTACACGGAGCGGCTCTCGGACGAGATGGGCCTCTACTCGAGCGACGTCGACCGGATGGGGATGCTGTCCTACGACGCGTGGCGCGCGTGCCGGCTCGTGGTCGACACGGGGCTTCACGCGATGGGCTGGTCGCGCCAGCAGGCGATCGACTACATGAAGGAGAACAGCGTTCTCGCCGAGAACAACATCGTGAACGAGGTCGACCGCTATCTCACCTGGCCGGGTCAGGCGCTCGCCTACAAGCTGGGCCAGCTCGAGATCCTGCGCTTGCGGGAGGAAGCCAGGACCCGGCTCGGAGAGCGGTTCGACATCAAAGCCTTCCACGACGCGGTCCTCGGGAACGGAGCGGTCGCCCTGCCGGCCCTGAGAGAGCAGGTCGAGGCCTACATCCAGTCGGCCGCCGCACCCAACTGA
- a CDS encoding DinB family protein, with protein sequence MKQAILELVVELLRETFEGALPGQGTQYLDHDSGIQATLSKLTAQEASRQFEGHPSIASHVRHMNFHLRVTAEWIQGDHSRRDWAASFDPQTVTDAEWARLRKDLEDTRADLVRVLEGLTPERFLEEGAGLGSVAHLAYHLGAIRQLMHRAKGGGA encoded by the coding sequence ATGAAGCAGGCGATTCTGGAACTGGTGGTGGAGCTCCTTCGCGAGACGTTCGAGGGAGCCCTCCCCGGTCAGGGCACCCAGTACCTCGATCACGACTCCGGGATCCAGGCAACCCTCTCGAAGCTCACGGCCCAGGAGGCCTCCCGCCAGTTCGAGGGGCATCCGTCGATCGCGTCGCACGTGCGGCACATGAACTTCCACCTGCGCGTGACCGCGGAGTGGATCCAGGGGGATCACAGCCGCCGGGACTGGGCGGCGAGCTTCGACCCGCAAACGGTGACCGACGCGGAGTGGGCCCGGCTCCGGAAGGACCTCGAAGACACACGCGCGGACCTCGTTCGCGTGCTCGAAGGGCTGACGCCGGAGCGCTTCCTGGAAGAGGGGGCGGGCCTGGGCTCGGTCGCGCACCTGGCGTATCACCTCGGCGCGATCCGCCAGCTCATGCACCGGGCGAAAGGAGGCGGCGCGTGA
- a CDS encoding DinB family protein: MKEPGAAASVGVVRATDWRPAVWAQLGAAIDSMERAIDACPDELWGDRSRFPEYWYLVYHTLFWLDYNMSDDPEEGFHPPEPFTLVEMSSEGLMPERVYTKEELRRYLEHGREKTRARIAGMSDEKASGTRRMGSSSQGSELELLLYNMRHVQHHTAQLNLILRQVTSSEAPRWVGKAKQPLRDPA, translated from the coding sequence GTGAAGGAACCAGGGGCCGCGGCGAGCGTCGGCGTCGTGCGCGCGACGGACTGGAGGCCCGCGGTATGGGCACAGCTCGGCGCCGCGATCGACTCGATGGAGCGCGCCATCGATGCGTGTCCGGACGAGCTGTGGGGAGATCGATCCCGGTTCCCCGAATACTGGTACCTCGTCTACCACACGCTCTTCTGGCTGGATTACAACATGTCGGACGACCCGGAGGAGGGCTTCCACCCTCCGGAGCCCTTCACGCTCGTCGAGATGAGCTCCGAGGGTCTGATGCCGGAACGCGTCTACACCAAGGAAGAGCTGCGCCGCTACCTGGAGCACGGGCGCGAGAAGACGCGAGCGAGGATCGCCGGGATGTCGGACGAGAAGGCCTCCGGCACGCGCCGCATGGGATCCAGCAGTCAGGGGAGCGAGCTGGAGCTCCTCCTCTACAACATGCGGCACGTGCAACATCACACGGCGCAGCTCAACTTGATCCTGCGCCAGGTGACGAGCTCGGAGGCGCCGCGATGGGTCGGGAAGGCGAAGCAGCCGCTTCGGGATCCCGCGTGA
- a CDS encoding class I SAM-dependent methyltransferase encodes MSATYALGHSERELKRLETQAALIDPMTRRYFLEAGLRPGMRVLDIGSGAGDVAFLAAAIVGPAGAVVGVDRVPEALATARARAEERSLGSVSFREGELEHLVFDEPFDALVGRYVLMFQERPEDVLRKVARHVKPGGPIVMHEPDWDGARSFPPAPLFDRSCDWIVRAIVAHGHASRMGKALHATFLAAGLPAPTMGLDTLIGGGPKSAPLVGLIADLTGTLAGEIERRGIATAAEMEVETLGRRMLEEAVALDSVLVGRYEVGAWCAKP; translated from the coding sequence GTGAGCGCCACGTACGCGCTCGGGCACTCCGAGCGCGAGCTCAAACGCCTGGAGACCCAGGCCGCGCTCATCGATCCCATGACGCGCCGGTACTTCCTCGAGGCTGGGCTCCGGCCCGGCATGCGCGTGCTCGACATCGGGAGCGGCGCGGGGGACGTCGCGTTCCTGGCGGCCGCCATCGTCGGTCCGGCTGGAGCGGTCGTCGGCGTGGACCGGGTTCCCGAAGCGCTGGCCACCGCGCGAGCGCGCGCGGAGGAACGTTCCCTCGGTTCGGTGTCGTTCCGTGAAGGGGAGCTCGAGCACCTCGTGTTCGACGAGCCCTTCGACGCTCTCGTCGGGCGGTACGTGTTGATGTTCCAGGAACGTCCCGAGGACGTGCTCCGGAAGGTCGCGCGTCACGTGAAGCCTGGAGGGCCCATCGTGATGCACGAGCCGGACTGGGACGGTGCGCGCTCGTTCCCGCCCGCTCCGCTCTTCGACCGGAGCTGCGACTGGATCGTGCGCGCGATCGTCGCGCACGGGCACGCGTCCCGGATGGGGAAGGCCCTCCACGCGACCTTCCTGGCCGCGGGCCTTCCCGCGCCCACGATGGGGCTCGACACCCTGATCGGCGGCGGTCCGAAGAGCGCACCTCTCGTCGGCCTGATCGCGGATCTCACCGGGACCCTCGCCGGAGAGATCGAGCGCCGGGGCATCGCGACGGCGGCGGAGATGGAGGTCGAGACGCTGGGCCGGCGGATGCTCGAGGAGGCGGTCGCGCTCGACAGCGTGCTCGTCGGCCGCTACGAGGTCGGCGCCTGGTGCGCGAAGCCGTGA
- a CDS encoding DinB family protein, whose product MREAVTPDLARSAEVLARTPATVRALLSGLPDEWTRGTEGPDTFSPFDVVGHLIDGEETDWIPRARIILARGPNPAFEPYDRFRHRARNNGRTLDSLLDEFGALRTANLELLASWRLTEAQLELPGIHPTLGRVTLRQLLAGWVVHDLGHVAQIARVMAKQYREEVGPWLAFLPVLTDHETPRS is encoded by the coding sequence GTGCGCGAAGCCGTGACGCCCGACCTCGCGCGCTCGGCCGAGGTCCTGGCACGCACGCCGGCCACCGTGCGCGCGCTGCTCTCCGGCCTGCCGGACGAATGGACCCGGGGAACGGAAGGGCCGGACACCTTCAGCCCCTTCGACGTGGTGGGCCATCTGATCGACGGCGAGGAGACCGACTGGATCCCTCGCGCGAGGATCATCCTCGCGCGAGGCCCGAACCCCGCGTTCGAGCCGTACGACCGGTTTCGGCACCGCGCGCGCAACAACGGGCGCACCCTCGACTCTCTGCTCGATGAGTTCGGGGCGCTTCGGACCGCCAATCTGGAGCTTCTCGCCTCCTGGCGGCTCACCGAGGCGCAGCTCGAGCTGCCGGGCATCCACCCGACGCTCGGGAGGGTCACCCTTCGCCAGCTTCTCGCGGGATGGGTCGTACACGATCTCGGGCATGTCGCCCAGATCGCGAGGGTGATGGCGAAGCAGTACCGGGAGGAGGTCGGTCCCTGGCTCGCGTTCCTGCCCGTCCTCACGGATCACGAGACTCCGCGGTCCTGA